The Sorghum bicolor cultivar BTx623 chromosome 6, Sorghum_bicolor_NCBIv3, whole genome shotgun sequence genome contains the following window.
TCCAGTCAGACACCCAGTGCTGCACGTCTCCACGAGCGTCCTCCTCCGACCCGGGCCGGCAGCCCCGCAGAGCACACGGAGCCGTTCACGGTTCACCTTCACCGACCCCGGGAACCGCAGCGGAGACTGAGAGCGAGTCGCCGGGTGGTGGGCGCGCACCACTCCTGGAGTCCTGGGTCTACTACTTCTACCGCCCGGCGCCCGCTGACCTGACCCAGCGCCAGGCACCGCACCTCCACCTTTCTATTCTACTACTACCTGCAGTGCACACAGCCAGAGGAGCCAGCCGCGAtgctgcagcagcagccgccgccgccgcaccggCACGCCAAGACGGACTCGGAGGTGACGTCGAGCATGGcggcgtcgtcgccgccgcgggCGGCCTACTACGTGCAGTCGCCGAGCCACGACGACGGGGACAACAAGACGGCCGCCTCCTCCTTCCACTCCTCCCCGGCCGCGTCCCCGCCGCGGTCGCTGGGGCGAGCGTCCAgggactcctcctcctcctcccgcttCTCCGCCAGCGCCAAGAGCGCCGGTGCCGCCGGACCGGGAGGCGTCGCGGCCGTCCCCGGCGGCCGGCGACGCAGCAGCCCGTGGATGAAGGAGGCGGCCATCGAGGAGGAAGGTCTCCTCGgcatggacgacgacgacggcgacggctcCGGAGGCCACGGCAGCGGGATCCCGAAGCGGGTGCGGTACGCGCTCGGCTTCGTGGGGGCCTTCTTCgggctcttcttcttcttcgcgCTCATCCTGTGGGGCGCCAGCCGCAACCAGCGGCCCGTCGTCACCCTCCGCGCCGTCACGTTCCACCGCTTCGTGGTGCAGGCCGGGACCGACGCGTCGCTCGTCCCCACCGAGATGGCCTCGCTCAACGCCACCGTCGCCCTCGTCTTCCGCAACACCGGCACCTTCTTCGGCGTCCACGTCTCCGCCGACCCCGTCACGCTCTACTACACACAGCTCCAGCTCGCGTCCGGCAATGTGAGCACTCCGCCATTCATTCTTGTTTCGAACTTGTTCGGATTTTTACATTACAGTACAGCAGCAATCTGTTTGTTTTACTagtatgagtttgttcatggaTCATCATCACTCGGTGTGCGCCGTTTAGCTCAAAGCAGCCGGTCTT
Protein-coding sequences here:
- the LOC8074003 gene encoding uncharacterized protein LOC8074003 yields the protein MLQQQPPPPHRHAKTDSEVTSSMAASSPPRAAYYVQSPSHDDGDNKTAASSFHSSPAASPPRSLGRASRDSSSSSRFSASAKSAGAAGPGGVAAVPGGRRRSSPWMKEAAIEEEGLLGMDDDDGDGSGGHGSGIPKRVRYALGFVGAFFGLFFFFALILWGASRNQRPVVTLRAVTFHRFVVQAGTDASLVPTEMASLNATVALVFRNTGTFFGVHVSADPVTLYYTQLQLASGNIKYFYQSRKSQRSLKVAVVGDKVPLYGGGSGLSSTATTLPPPKKRAPPVVVPPPPVPLQLTVRLRSRAFVLGRLVKPKFYSEARCSVTMDQTKLGKPVSLNKACTYTH